A stretch of Telopea speciosissima isolate NSW1024214 ecotype Mountain lineage chromosome 11, Tspe_v1, whole genome shotgun sequence DNA encodes these proteins:
- the LOC122644990 gene encoding putative nuclease HARBI1, which produces MASKAIQVMVKSRLERDASLSTTSKNTEMQFSIARALEVLETVNNVDEELYEKAAVKIMADPMSGSNLEELDREETEEDLVMCMTLLMYAQESSLHTREPIRDSALTGPERRVRDIAEHFQHSPETIGRHFNTVLEAFLKLREVNIRPPPFDKIAPEIKNDPKKYPFFKDCISAIDGTHIDARVPLHKQVPYRGRKGQTTQNVMCACSHDMKFTFVNSGWEGSANDCREFATALADPTLHFPHPPLGKYYVVDSGYPSITGFLTPFKGQRYHLRDFESRRAQNAKELFNQRHLSVRNVIECSFASLKQRFPILSKMPRFPLSTQSRIVIACCALHNFIRDEQKADTNFVWFGDYNNLQRPPDEDFILPEYGNSSQRNRARKMDEFRKYIANELALSRNMAPIE; this is translated from the exons ATGGCTTCCAAGGCCATTCAAGTGATGGTCAAATCAAGGTTGGAGAGAGATGCTAGTTTGTCTACCACATCCAAGAATACTGAAATGCAATTCAGCATTGCTAGGGCCTTAGAGGTACTAGAGACAGTCAACAATGTAGATGAAGAATTATATGAGAAGGCAGCTGTCAAGATAATGGCAGACCC GATGTCTGGCTCAAACTTGGAAGAACTAGATAGGGAAGAAACTGAAGAAGATTTGGTTATGTGTATGACTCTACTTATGTATGCACAAGAGAGTTCACTACACACTAGAGAGCCCATTCGTGATAGTGCACTAACAGGCCCAGAACGT CGGGTAAGAGATATAGCTGAACATTTTCAGCATTCACCAGAGACCATTGGTAGGCATTTTAATACAGTACTGGAGGCTTTCCTCAAGTTAAGAGAAGTTAACATAAGACCACCACCATTTGATAAGATTGCCCCAGAAATTAAGAATGATCCCAAAAAGTATCCTTTTTTCAAG GATTGTATTAGTGCTATCGATGGAACTCATATAGATGCACGTGTTCCTCTACACAAACAAGTACCTTATAGAGGGAGAAAGGGACAAACAACACAGAACGTCATGTGTGCGTGTTCACATGACATGAAATTCACTTTTGTGAATAGTGGCTGGGAGGGATCCGCAAATGATTGTCGAGAATTTGCAACGGCACTCGCAGATCCAACCTTACACTTTCCTCATCCTCCTCTAG GCAAATATTACGTAGTAGATTCTGGATATCCATCTATTACAGGGTTTTTAACACCATTCAAGGGACAACGGTATCATCTCCGAGATTTCGAGTCAAGAAGAGCGCAGAATGCTAAAGAACTTTTCAACCAAAGACATTTGAGTGTTAGGAATGTTATCGAGTGTAGTTTTGCTTCATTGAAACAACGGTTTCCTATACTAAGCAAAATGCCACGTTTTCCTCTTTCGACCCAAAGTCGTATCGTCATTGCATGTTGTGCCCTACACAATTTCATTCGGGATGAACAAAAAGCTGACACAAATTTTGTGTGGTTTGGAGATTATAACAATTTACAGAGACCCCCTGATGAGGATTTCATCCTACCTGAGTATGGTAATTCTAGCCAACGAAATAGGGCAAGAAAGATGGATGAATTTCGAAAGTACATTGCTAACGAGTTGGCCTTATCAAGAAACATGGCTCCAATTGAATGA